AACGTTAAGAGAAGGAAATTGCAGCGCTTCTTGATATGAGTTTCCAACTTTTTCGGCGGTGTGAACACCTAGTTTGTTATTAAACTCAGTAAGCTCAAAAGGTACAGAAGAGAGTACTTGAGCCGTTTCTGGAGTGATGGTAATTCCGTCATAATAATTTTCAATGAGGACCTTACCATCATCATCTTTCATGGTAGTAAGCAGGTTTGCAAGTCTAAAAACCGGGTTAGGTGCATAATTACCATAATGACCACTATGTTGAGGTAGGCGGGCACCATAGGTGGTAATTGCCGCAGTAGCAATCCCTCTACAGCCAAAGGTAAGTGTAGGTTTATTTGAGTCATGAGCAGGACCATCCATTACTACAAAGTAATCTGCAGCATATCTACTTTTATAAGTGTCTAGAGTAGAAAGTAAAGCAGTTGAGTTATATTCTTCTTCTGGATCAAAAATTACTTTGATATTAAAAGTAGGCTCTTTCTGTTGTTCTATTAAAAGTTGTAGCGCAGTGATAAATATCATAATGGGTGCTTTGTCATCTGCGGCGGCTCTACCATAAATACGCCAGTTATCGTCTATTTTACTATCTAGTTGATCCCAAGAAATCGCTTTATAATCCCCAGAGCTGTTTTTCTCCTTGAGTACAGGAGTGAAAGGGTCTTCTTGATCCCATGTTGCAGGGTTTACTGCCTGTCCATCTATATGAACATAAAAGAGTACTGTTTTGTAATTTGGGTTATACTCTTTCTCTACGAGAAGAATAGGGAGCGTACTAGTTTCTAGTAAGCTAGTTGTAAAATCTAGCGCCTTGTAACGCTCTTCTACAAAGGCAATATTTTCTAGCATTAAAGCCGGGTTTGAAGGCAAGTTAGGAATGCTCACAAAGGCTTTATGTTCAATAAGAGTTTTCTTGAGATTTTGATCTATAAGTGCATCTACGGGAGATTGAGCAACACCTATAAAAGCAGTAAATAAGAGACAAAGAGGCCAGAGTTTCATAGAAGATAATTTTAAGAATTGTTGCTGTGTTAAATACTACCGTATGGTAGATAAATATAAGGTTTTCTGCTAGGATGGTTCATTTCTATTAACAGAGGTTAATAAAAGCGTGTTATTATACGCTACTAAGGCCAATAAAAGAAGAAACGGTCTATTAATGTTTAATTTTGGAAAACCTCAATGATTAAATATCGTAATTAATTACA
The genomic region above belongs to Dokdonia sp. Dokd-P16 and contains:
- a CDS encoding M20/M25/M40 family metallo-hydrolase, with amino-acid sequence MKLWPLCLLFTAFIGVAQSPVDALIDQNLKKTLIEHKAFVSIPNLPSNPALMLENIAFVEERYKALDFTTSLLETSTLPILLVEKEYNPNYKTVLFYVHIDGQAVNPATWDQEDPFTPVLKEKNSSGDYKAISWDQLDSKIDDNWRIYGRAAADDKAPIMIFITALQLLIEQQKEPTFNIKVIFDPEEEYNSTALLSTLDTYKSRYAADYFVVMDGPAHDSNKPTLTFGCRGIATAAITTYGARLPQHSGHYGNYAPNPVFRLANLLTTMKDDDGKVLIENYYDGITITPETAQVLSSVPFELTEFNNKLGVHTAEKVGNSYQEALQFPSLNVRQIGTSWTGEGLKTVVPEYAIANLDIRLVPETDGDAQLEKIKKHITKQGYHLIDRAPTEEERLAYPKIATFIGKTSVNAFRTDPDNAFGKKMRKALSQSFGEDPITIRMMGGTVPIVPVIKALDVPTVILPLVNMDNNQHNPNENIRIGNIRQGIKVCLALLETAF